Proteins encoded together in one Kitasatospora albolonga window:
- a CDS encoding branched chain amino acid aminotransferase (catalyzes the transamination of the branched-chain amino acids to their respective alpha-keto acids), whose translation MTTPTIELKPSSNPLSDAEREAILANPGFGRHFTDHMVTIRWTEGRGWHDAELVPYGPLSLDPANMTLHYAQEIFEGLKAYRQPDGSVASFRPDANARRFQRSAARLAMPELPVETFIAACDALVQQDKAWVPAHGGEESLYLRPFMIATEVGLGVKPANEYLFLVIASPAGAYFPGGVKPVSIWLSENRVRAVPGGVGDAKTGGNYAASLLAQAEAAEHGCAQVAYLDAVEHKWVEELGGMNLYFVYEQEDGSRKIITPALTGSLLAGVTRDSLLKVARDLGYGSEEGRISIDQWRDDTAKGTLTEVFACGTAAVITPVGTVKTAGGEWTQGDGTPGEVTMKLRERLLDIQRGTAEDTHGWMHPLG comes from the coding sequence ATGACGACGCCCACGATCGAGCTCAAGCCCTCCTCGAACCCGCTGTCCGACGCGGAGCGCGAGGCGATTCTGGCCAACCCCGGATTCGGCCGGCACTTCACCGATCACATGGTGACGATCCGCTGGACCGAGGGCCGCGGCTGGCACGACGCCGAGCTGGTCCCCTACGGCCCGCTGTCCCTGGACCCGGCCAACATGACCCTGCACTACGCGCAGGAGATCTTCGAGGGGCTCAAGGCGTACCGCCAGCCCGACGGCTCGGTCGCCTCGTTCCGCCCCGACGCCAACGCCCGCCGCTTCCAGCGCTCGGCCGCCCGCCTCGCCATGCCCGAGCTGCCCGTCGAGACGTTCATCGCGGCCTGCGACGCGCTGGTGCAGCAGGACAAGGCGTGGGTCCCGGCGCACGGCGGCGAGGAGTCGCTGTACCTCCGCCCGTTCATGATCGCGACCGAGGTCGGCCTCGGTGTGAAGCCGGCCAACGAGTACCTCTTCCTGGTCATCGCCTCGCCCGCAGGCGCCTACTTCCCCGGTGGCGTGAAGCCCGTCTCCATCTGGCTCTCCGAGAACCGCGTCCGCGCCGTCCCCGGCGGCGTCGGCGACGCCAAAACCGGCGGCAACTACGCGGCCTCCCTCCTCGCCCAGGCCGAGGCCGCCGAGCACGGCTGCGCCCAGGTCGCCTACCTCGACGCCGTCGAGCACAAGTGGGTCGAGGAGCTCGGCGGGATGAACCTGTACTTCGTGTACGAGCAGGAGGACGGCTCCAGGAAGATCATCACGCCCGCCCTCACCGGCTCCCTGCTCGCCGGGGTCACCCGCGACTCCCTCCTCAAGGTCGCCCGCGACCTCGGTTACGGCTCCGAGGAGGGCCGGATCTCCATCGACCAGTGGCGCGACGACACCGCGAAGGGCACCCTCACCGAGGTCTTCGCCTGCGGCACCGCCGCCGTCATCACCCCGGTCGGCACCGTGAAGACCGCGGGCGGCGAGTGGACCCAGGGCGACGGCACGCCCGGCGAGGTCACCATGAAGCTGCGCGAGCGCCTGCTCGACATCCAGCGCGGCACCGCCGAGGACACCCACGGCTGGATGCACCCGCTCGGCTAG
- a CDS encoding agmatine deiminase has product MPAATPTPFRMPPEWAPHERTWMAWPGPNPTFASDAELDGARRAWAAVARAVRRFEPVTMVVGPGQEEGAAALLGPDVELVVRPLDDAWMRDIGPTFVTDGRTLAAVDWTFNGWGAQGWARWESDQHIARAVAELTGTPAHSSPLVNEGGAIHVDGEGTVLLTETVQLGEERNPGWTREQVEAEIHARLGTEKAIWLPRGLTGDYGTYGTLGHVDIVAAFVRPGTVVAHVQPDPAHPDHEVTRELLAVLRAATDARGRPLEVIEVPAPTVLRDEDGEWVDYSYINHYLCNDGVVLCAFDDPRDEEAAAIFRGLFPDRTVTLVDARTIFAGGGGIHCITQQQPKVRATP; this is encoded by the coding sequence ATGCCGGCCGCCACCCCCACCCCCTTCCGCATGCCCCCCGAGTGGGCCCCCCACGAGCGCACCTGGATGGCGTGGCCCGGTCCCAACCCCACCTTCGCCTCCGACGCCGAGCTGGACGGGGCCCGCCGTGCCTGGGCCGCCGTCGCCCGGGCCGTACGCCGGTTCGAGCCGGTCACGATGGTGGTCGGGCCGGGGCAGGAGGAGGGGGCCGCCGCACTCCTCGGGCCCGACGTCGAGCTGGTCGTACGCCCCCTGGACGACGCCTGGATGCGGGACATCGGGCCCACCTTCGTCACCGACGGCCGCACCCTCGCCGCCGTCGACTGGACGTTCAACGGCTGGGGCGCCCAGGGCTGGGCCCGCTGGGAGAGCGACCAGCACATCGCCCGGGCCGTCGCCGAGCTGACCGGCACCCCCGCCCACAGCTCCCCGCTCGTCAACGAGGGCGGCGCGATCCACGTGGACGGCGAGGGCACCGTCCTGCTCACCGAGACCGTCCAGCTCGGCGAGGAGCGCAACCCCGGCTGGACCCGCGAGCAGGTCGAGGCGGAGATCCACGCCCGCCTGGGCACCGAGAAGGCGATCTGGCTGCCGCGCGGGCTGACCGGCGACTACGGGACGTACGGCACGCTCGGCCATGTCGACATCGTGGCCGCCTTCGTCCGCCCGGGCACCGTCGTCGCCCACGTCCAGCCCGACCCGGCCCACCCCGACCACGAGGTCACCCGGGAGCTGCTGGCCGTCCTGCGGGCCGCCACCGACGCCCGGGGCCGCCCGCTGGAGGTCATCGAGGTGCCCGCGCCCACCGTGCTGCGCGACGAGGACGGCGAGTGGGTCGACTACTCCTACATCAACCACTACCTCTGCAACGACGGCGTGGTCCTCTGCGCCTTCGACGACCCGCGCGACGAGGAGGCCGCCGCGATCTTCCGGGGCCTCTTCCCGGACCGTACGGTGACCCTTGTCGACGCCCGTACGATCTTTGCCGGCGGTGGAGGCATCCACTGCATCACCCAGCAGCAGCCGAAGGTACGAGCGACCCCATGA
- a CDS encoding transcriptional regulator, whose protein sequence is MTPAPRRTHHAAPPREDVLAAAMATVAARGLDGLTMAGLGREVGMSSGHLLYYFRTKDELLLQTLEWSENRLGAERRALLAGPGTARERLEAYIGLYLPAGHRDPHWTLWLEVWGRSQNADDDARARQAAIEGAWHRDLVALLAEGVSRGEFRAVDADRFATRLRALLDGFSVHVTVGIPGTGRDQVLVQAAEFLDETLTPTRPGGGATGVTTAS, encoded by the coding sequence ATGACCCCCGCCCCCCGCCGCACCCACCACGCCGCCCCGCCCCGTGAGGACGTCCTCGCCGCCGCCATGGCCACCGTCGCCGCGCGCGGCCTCGACGGGCTGACCATGGCCGGGCTCGGGCGCGAGGTGGGGATGAGCAGCGGGCACCTCCTCTACTACTTCCGCACCAAGGACGAGCTGCTGCTCCAGACCCTGGAGTGGAGCGAGAACCGCCTCGGGGCCGAGCGGCGCGCCCTCCTCGCCGGGCCGGGGACCGCCCGCGAGCGGCTGGAGGCGTACATCGGCCTCTACCTCCCCGCCGGTCACCGCGACCCCCACTGGACGCTCTGGCTGGAGGTGTGGGGCCGCTCCCAGAACGCGGACGACGACGCCAGGGCCCGGCAGGCCGCCATCGAGGGGGCCTGGCACCGGGACCTGGTGGCGCTGCTGGCGGAGGGGGTCTCGCGCGGGGAGTTCCGGGCGGTGGACGCCGACCGGTTCGCGACCCGGCTGCGGGCGCTGCTGGACGGGTTCAGCGTCCATGTGACGGTGGGCATTCCGGGGACGGGCCGTGACCAGGTGCTCGTCCAGGCGGCGGAGTTCCTGGACGAGACGCTCACGCCCACCCGGCCCGGGGGCGGTGCGACGGGTGTCACGACCGCATCCTGA
- a CDS encoding citramalate synthase gives MTTKANATDDSFHVFDTTLRDGAQREGINLTVADKLTIARHLDTFGVGYIEGGWPGANPRDTEFFARAQQEITFENAQLVAFGATRRAGGTAADDPQVKALLNSGAPVITLVAKSHDRHVELALRTTLDENLEMVRDTVSHLREQGRRVFVDCEHFFDGYRANAEYAKSVVRTAYEAGAEVVILCDTNGGMLPAQVQAVVSTVIADTGARLGIHAQDDTGCAVANTLAAVDAGATHVQCTANGYGERVGNANLFPVVAALELKYGMKVLPEGALAEMTRISHAIAEVVNLTPSTHQPYVGVSAFAHKAGLHASAIKVDPDLYQHIDPERVGNTMRMLVSDMAGRASIELKGKELGVDLGDDRALVGRVVERVKERELQGYTYEAADASFELLLRGEVEGRARRYFRTESWRAIVEDRPDGTHANEATVKLWAKGERIVATAEGNGPVNALDRALRVALERIYPQLAKLELVDYKVRILEGRTGTESTTRVLITTGDGAADWATVGVAENVIAASWQALEDAYTYGLLRAGVEPTE, from the coding sequence ATGACCACCAAGGCCAACGCCACCGACGACAGTTTCCATGTCTTCGACACCACACTGCGCGACGGTGCTCAGCGTGAGGGCATCAACCTGACGGTCGCCGACAAGCTGACCATCGCCCGGCACCTGGACACCTTCGGGGTCGGATACATCGAGGGCGGCTGGCCGGGTGCCAACCCCCGTGACACGGAGTTCTTCGCCCGCGCCCAGCAGGAGATCACGTTCGAGAACGCCCAGCTCGTGGCGTTCGGCGCGACCCGCAGGGCCGGGGGCACGGCGGCCGACGACCCCCAGGTGAAGGCGCTGCTGAACTCCGGCGCCCCGGTGATCACGCTGGTCGCCAAGTCCCATGACCGCCATGTCGAGCTGGCCCTGCGCACCACCCTGGACGAGAACCTGGAGATGGTCCGCGACACCGTCTCCCACCTGCGCGAACAGGGCCGCCGGGTCTTCGTGGACTGCGAGCACTTCTTCGACGGCTACCGGGCCAACGCGGAGTACGCGAAATCCGTGGTCCGCACCGCGTACGAGGCGGGCGCCGAGGTCGTCATCCTCTGCGACACCAACGGCGGCATGCTCCCCGCCCAGGTCCAGGCCGTCGTCTCCACGGTCATCGCGGACACCGGGGCCCGGCTCGGCATCCACGCCCAGGACGACACCGGCTGCGCGGTCGCCAACACCCTGGCCGCCGTGGACGCGGGCGCCACCCACGTCCAGTGCACGGCCAACGGGTACGGCGAGCGGGTCGGCAACGCCAACCTCTTCCCCGTGGTCGCCGCCCTGGAGCTGAAGTACGGCATGAAGGTGCTGCCCGAGGGCGCCCTCGCCGAGATGACCCGGATCTCGCACGCCATCGCCGAGGTCGTCAACCTCACCCCCTCCACCCACCAGCCGTACGTGGGTGTCTCGGCCTTCGCCCACAAGGCCGGGCTGCACGCCTCCGCGATCAAGGTCGACCCGGACCTCTACCAGCACATCGACCCCGAGCGGGTCGGCAACACCATGCGGATGCTGGTCTCCGACATGGCGGGCCGCGCCTCCATCGAGCTGAAGGGCAAGGAGCTGGGCGTCGACCTCGGCGACGACCGCGCCCTGGTCGGCCGGGTCGTGGAGCGGGTCAAGGAACGCGAGCTCCAGGGCTACACCTACGAGGCCGCCGACGCCTCCTTCGAACTCCTGCTGCGCGGCGAGGTGGAGGGCCGGGCCCGGCGCTACTTCCGTACGGAGTCCTGGCGCGCGATCGTCGAGGACCGCCCCGACGGCACCCACGCCAACGAGGCCACCGTGAAGCTCTGGGCCAAGGGCGAGCGGATCGTCGCCACCGCGGAGGGCAACGGCCCGGTCAACGCCCTGGACCGGGCCCTGCGCGTCGCCCTGGAGCGGATCTACCCGCAGCTCGCCAAGCTGGAGCTGGTCGACTACAAGGTCCGCATCCTGGAGGGCCGTACGGGCACCGAGTCCACCACCCGGGTCCTGATCACCACGGGCGACGGAGCCGCGGACTGGGCGACCGTGGGGGTCGCCGAGAACGTCATCGCCGCGTCCTGGCAGGCGCTGGAGGACGCGTACACCTACGGCCTGCTCCGCGCGGGCGTGGAGCCCACGGAGTAG
- a CDS encoding LacI family transcriptional regulator: MRVTIADVAREAGVSKTTVSRVINTKGEVDGTTAARVREVIAQLGYVPSSGAVGLARGSSRTVGMLVPSLTWPWMGELLQGVVDTVEAADYGLLLFTCNRGAESVQRFTGQVSARAFDGLVVVEPENTLGHLTALHRDGLPIVLIDDRGHHPAFPSVVTTNHEGGASAARHLLAAGRSRPVVLTGPRHFGCVRDRLGGFRSVLPDAHVAEGDFTELGGRLATEELLARGVAFDSVFAHNDISAAGVLRALRVAGRRVPDDVAVVGFDDIPMAEHTEPPLTTVRQPTRRMGETAARMLLSHLGGTPVPDGPAVLPTELVVRHSAP, encoded by the coding sequence ATGCGCGTCACCATCGCCGATGTCGCCCGCGAGGCCGGCGTCAGCAAGACGACCGTGTCACGGGTCATCAACACCAAGGGCGAGGTGGACGGGACGACCGCCGCCCGCGTTCGTGAAGTGATCGCACAGCTCGGCTATGTACCCAGCTCCGGAGCCGTGGGCCTGGCCCGCGGCTCCAGCCGTACGGTCGGGATGCTGGTCCCCTCGCTGACCTGGCCGTGGATGGGCGAACTGCTCCAGGGGGTCGTCGACACCGTCGAGGCCGCCGACTACGGGCTGCTGCTGTTCACCTGCAACCGGGGCGCCGAGTCCGTCCAGCGCTTCACCGGTCAGGTGTCGGCGCGCGCCTTCGACGGGCTCGTCGTCGTGGAGCCCGAGAACACCCTCGGCCACCTCACCGCCCTGCACCGCGACGGCCTGCCGATCGTCCTCATCGACGACCGGGGCCACCACCCCGCGTTCCCCTCCGTCGTGACCACCAACCACGAGGGAGGAGCATCGGCGGCCCGCCACCTGCTCGCCGCCGGACGCTCCCGGCCCGTCGTCCTCACGGGCCCCCGCCACTTCGGCTGCGTACGGGACCGGCTGGGCGGATTCCGCTCGGTCCTCCCCGACGCCCATGTCGCCGAGGGGGACTTCACTGAGCTGGGCGGCCGTCTCGCGACGGAGGAACTCCTCGCCCGGGGCGTCGCCTTCGACTCCGTCTTCGCGCACAACGACATCAGCGCCGCCGGGGTGCTCCGGGCCCTGCGGGTCGCCGGGCGCCGGGTCCCCGACGATGTCGCGGTCGTCGGCTTCGACGACATCCCGATGGCCGAACACACCGAACCGCCCCTCACCACCGTGCGCCAGCCCACCCGCCGCATGGGGGAGACGGCGGCCCGGATGCTGCTCTCCCACCTCGGCGGCACGCCCGTACCGGACGGCCCGGCCGTGCTGCCCACCGAACTGGTCGTGCGCCACTCGGCGCCGTGA
- a CDS encoding peptide ABC transporter substrate-binding protein: MSVRRRTTLRAVAAATVVIALAAGCSNANSGAGKGGVGGATGVLTLGKPDGPQTNNSNPFLNTSAGATLGYRYMIYEPLAMTNMIKPTDKADPWLATDWEWEANFTKVTFTLDERAKWADGKPLTAADVEFTFNLLKKHSALNWNGIPFDGVAVEDGKVVLTFKESQFVNQNKIIQTFIVPKHIWEKVKNPETWPNRTPVGSGPYRLKTFTPQTTTLTATPTYWNGRTKVKELRYTAYNDNSAATTALATGKVEWSFVFMPNHKQLYIDKDPKNHKLWFPSGLGVHGLWFNTARKPFDNPALRRAMAMVVDRRAIHIQAQATLYPEITSPTGIPLPAGEPFLAPEYRSATTRPDVAGAKKLLAEAGFTLSGGVLKDPSGKPVTLTFTDPAGWNDYITGLAIIKDNIKQLGIEAKVKTQTAEAWGVDVANGNFDATLRWTNSGATPYDMYQNVMDGALLQPIGKSSQQGNFGRFKSEEATTALQAYANAKDQKTRTEAMNALQKIFVEQAPMIPTAAAPIGAEYSTKNWIGWPTEANPYAPPQHTQPSALEIVLNLTPAK, from the coding sequence ATGTCCGTACGCCGTCGCACCACGCTCAGAGCGGTCGCCGCAGCCACCGTCGTCATCGCCCTCGCCGCAGGCTGCTCGAACGCCAACTCGGGTGCGGGCAAGGGCGGTGTCGGGGGAGCCACCGGCGTACTGACCCTCGGCAAGCCGGACGGGCCGCAGACCAACAACAGCAACCCGTTCCTCAACACCTCGGCGGGCGCCACCCTCGGCTACCGGTACATGATCTACGAGCCGCTGGCCATGACGAACATGATCAAGCCCACCGACAAGGCGGACCCCTGGCTCGCCACCGACTGGGAGTGGGAGGCCAACTTCACCAAGGTCACCTTCACCCTGGACGAGCGGGCGAAGTGGGCCGACGGCAAGCCCCTGACGGCGGCCGACGTGGAGTTCACCTTCAACCTCCTGAAGAAGCACTCGGCGCTCAACTGGAACGGCATCCCCTTCGACGGGGTCGCCGTCGAGGACGGGAAGGTCGTCCTGACCTTCAAGGAGTCCCAGTTCGTCAACCAGAACAAGATCATCCAGACGTTCATCGTGCCCAAGCACATCTGGGAGAAGGTCAAGAACCCCGAGACCTGGCCCAACCGGACGCCGGTCGGCTCCGGCCCGTACCGGCTCAAGACGTTCACCCCGCAGACCACCACCCTGACCGCCACGCCGACCTACTGGAACGGCCGGACCAAGGTCAAGGAGCTCCGCTACACCGCGTACAACGACAACAGCGCCGCCACCACCGCGCTGGCCACCGGCAAGGTCGAGTGGTCCTTCGTCTTCATGCCGAACCACAAGCAGCTCTACATCGACAAGGACCCCAAGAACCACAAGCTGTGGTTCCCCTCCGGCCTCGGCGTCCACGGCCTCTGGTTCAACACCGCCCGCAAGCCCTTCGACAACCCGGCGCTGCGCCGGGCGATGGCGATGGTCGTCGACCGCAGGGCCATCCACATCCAGGCGCAGGCCACGCTCTACCCGGAGATCACCAGCCCCACCGGTATCCCGCTCCCGGCCGGTGAGCCCTTCCTCGCCCCCGAGTACCGCAGCGCCACCACCCGGCCCGATGTCGCCGGAGCGAAGAAGCTGCTGGCCGAGGCCGGGTTCACGCTGAGCGGCGGGGTGCTCAAGGACCCGTCCGGCAAGCCGGTGACGCTCACCTTCACCGACCCGGCCGGGTGGAACGACTACATCACCGGTCTCGCCATCATCAAGGACAACATCAAGCAGCTCGGCATCGAGGCCAAGGTCAAGACCCAGACCGCCGAAGCCTGGGGCGTGGACGTGGCCAACGGCAACTTCGACGCCACCCTGCGCTGGACCAACAGCGGCGCCACGCCCTACGACATGTACCAGAACGTCATGGACGGCGCGCTCCTCCAGCCCATCGGCAAGAGCTCCCAGCAGGGCAACTTCGGCCGCTTCAAGAGCGAGGAGGCCACCACCGCCCTCCAGGCGTACGCCAACGCCAAGGACCAGAAGACCCGCACCGAGGCCATGAACGCCCTCCAGAAGATCTTCGTGGAGCAGGCCCCCATGATCCCGACGGCCGCCGCCCCGATCGGCGCCGAGTACTCCACGAAGAACTGGATCGGCTGGCCCACCGAGGCCAACCCGTACGCCCCGCCGCAGCACACCCAGCCCAGCGCGCTGGAGATCGTGCTGAACCTCACGCCCGCCAAGTAA
- a CDS encoding dipeptide/oligopeptide/nickel ABC transporter ATP-binding protein, giving the protein MTTDQSENVRAGADAAAGAGPTGTDVVLEARGVTKHFPLRRTARDLLTRERRSVHAVDDVSLRLRRGTVTALVGESGSGKSTVARLLARLHPLTSGEIRLGGEPVVAGGGRSFRRYVRRVQLIFQDPFASLNPVHTVRYHLTRALKIHGRAGSGKEELERALTDLLNRVQLTPAHQYLDKFPHELSGGQRQRVAIARALGADPQVLLADEPVSMLDVSIRLGVLNLLRDLKERLHLAILYITHDIASARYFADTTLVMYAGRIVEGGDSETVTQRPAHPYTQLLIASAPDPDRVAAAADQEETGTGEPPSLITPPPGCRFHPRCPQAMERCRTELPPRFDLADGQWAACWLYEGQGVRSYGNGDAGAKPYGNEGTAATGTPAPGTTAREVSR; this is encoded by the coding sequence ATGACCACCGATCAGTCCGAGAACGTACGGGCCGGAGCCGACGCCGCCGCGGGCGCCGGACCCACCGGCACCGACGTGGTGCTCGAAGCACGCGGAGTCACCAAGCACTTCCCCCTGCGCCGCACCGCCCGCGACCTCCTCACCCGCGAGCGCCGCAGCGTCCACGCCGTCGACGACGTCTCGCTCCGGCTCCGGCGCGGCACCGTCACGGCCCTGGTGGGGGAGTCCGGCTCGGGCAAGTCCACCGTCGCCCGCCTGCTCGCCCGGCTCCACCCGCTCACCTCGGGCGAGATCCGGCTCGGCGGCGAGCCGGTCGTGGCCGGTGGCGGCCGGTCCTTCCGCCGTTACGTCCGCCGGGTCCAGCTCATCTTCCAGGACCCGTTCGCCTCGCTGAACCCGGTGCACACCGTCCGCTACCACCTGACCCGCGCCCTGAAGATCCACGGCCGGGCGGGCAGCGGGAAGGAGGAGCTGGAGCGGGCCCTGACCGATCTGCTGAACCGGGTCCAGCTCACCCCGGCCCACCAGTACCTGGACAAGTTCCCGCACGAGCTCTCCGGCGGGCAGCGCCAGCGCGTCGCCATCGCCCGCGCGCTCGGCGCCGACCCGCAGGTGCTCCTCGCCGACGAGCCCGTCTCCATGCTCGACGTGTCGATCCGCCTCGGCGTCCTCAACCTGCTCCGCGACCTCAAGGAGCGCCTGCACCTGGCGATCCTCTACATCACCCACGACATCGCCTCCGCCCGCTACTTCGCCGACACCACCCTCGTCATGTACGCGGGCCGGATCGTCGAGGGCGGCGACAGCGAGACCGTGACCCAGCGCCCCGCCCACCCCTACACCCAGCTCCTCATCGCCTCCGCGCCCGACCCCGACCGGGTGGCCGCGGCGGCCGACCAGGAGGAGACCGGCACCGGCGAACCGCCCTCCCTCATCACCCCGCCGCCCGGCTGCCGCTTCCACCCCCGCTGCCCGCAGGCCATGGAGCGCTGCCGCACCGAACTCCCGCCCCGCTTCGACCTGGCGGACGGCCAGTGGGCGGCCTGCTGGCTGTACGAGGGCCAGGGCGTGCGGTCGTACGGGAACGGGGACGCGGGCGCGAAGCCGTACGGGAACGAGGGCACGGCGGCGACCGGCACCCCGGCGCCCGGCACCACCGCGCGGGAGGTCTCCCGGTGA
- a CDS encoding peptide ABC transporter permease — translation MKYLLQRIAFYTVTAWAAITINFLIPRLMPGDPVQALLSRYQGQLDTKAIDSLKALFGLDEEQSLWQQYTDYWAHLLDGDLGLSFTFFPTPVSEVITQSLPWTLALVGVTTLISFVLGTGIGVYSGWKRGSWLDGLLPVTTFISSIPYFWLGLIAIALFAEKWSLFPNSGGYDSALVPAFDWPFLSSALYHAVLPGVTIVLSAVAGWILGMRNMMVTVSSEDYVMVAQAKGLSERRVMFGYAARNAVLPNISGFALSLGFIVGGTLLVEMVFTYPGIGFQLLQAVGAKDYPLMQGVFLIITLSVLAANLLADLVYAALDPRIRKEA, via the coding sequence GTGAAGTACCTCCTCCAGCGCATCGCCTTCTACACCGTGACCGCCTGGGCCGCCATCACCATCAACTTCCTCATCCCGCGCCTGATGCCCGGCGACCCCGTACAGGCCCTGCTCAGCCGCTACCAGGGCCAGCTGGACACCAAGGCCATCGACTCCCTCAAGGCCCTCTTCGGCCTCGACGAGGAGCAGTCGCTCTGGCAGCAGTACACCGACTACTGGGCGCACCTCCTCGACGGCGACCTCGGCCTCTCCTTCACCTTCTTCCCGACCCCGGTCAGCGAGGTGATCACCCAGTCCCTCCCCTGGACGCTCGCCCTGGTCGGCGTCACCACCCTCATCAGCTTCGTCCTCGGCACCGGCATCGGCGTCTACAGCGGCTGGAAGCGCGGCTCCTGGCTGGACGGACTGCTGCCCGTCACCACGTTCATCTCCTCCATCCCCTACTTCTGGCTCGGCCTCATCGCCATCGCGCTGTTCGCCGAGAAGTGGTCGCTCTTCCCGAACTCCGGCGGCTACGACAGCGCCCTCGTCCCGGCCTTCGACTGGCCGTTCCTCTCCAGCGCGCTCTACCACGCGGTCCTGCCCGGCGTGACGATCGTGCTCAGCGCCGTGGCCGGCTGGATTCTCGGCATGCGCAACATGATGGTCACCGTCTCCTCCGAGGACTACGTGATGGTGGCGCAGGCCAAGGGGCTCTCCGAGCGGCGCGTCATGTTCGGCTACGCGGCCCGCAACGCGGTCCTTCCCAACATCTCGGGCTTCGCCCTCTCCCTCGGCTTCATCGTCGGCGGCACGCTGCTGGTCGAGATGGTCTTCACCTACCCGGGCATCGGCTTCCAGCTGCTCCAGGCGGTCGGCGCCAAGGACTACCCGCTGATGCAGGGCGTCTTCCTGATCATCACGCTCTCCGTCCTCGCCGCGAACCTCCTGGCCGACCTGGTCTACGCGGCCCTCGACCCCCGCATCCGGAAGGAGGCGTAG
- a CDS encoding peptide ABC transporter permease has translation MSITATDTAVLDGAPAPEAPTRRARLRFLRGGKTRTGLIVLTFFVLLAVIGPWIAPYDPDAMSDQLLQPPSGAHWFGTTHTGQDVFSQILVGTRGVLVVGFVAALVATVLSVLIGVTAGFLGGAVDEILSALANIFLVLPGLPLIIIVASFVPDTGDLLIAFAIALTSWAWGSRILRAQTLSLRRRDYVEAARATGEPTWRIILFEIMPNLTAVIASGFVGTVIFAVLTEITLAFIGVADISHWNWGTVLFWAQSNQALAQGAWWWFVPAGLCIALLGTALALINFGIDEFVNPRLRTATGSSRKVKMRVGFTPVARRPLTGDRPEHRTSKEPRP, from the coding sequence GTGTCCATCACCGCCACCGACACCGCCGTCCTGGACGGCGCACCCGCCCCCGAGGCGCCCACCCGCCGGGCCCGGCTCCGGTTCCTGCGCGGCGGAAAGACCCGCACCGGGCTGATCGTCCTGACGTTCTTCGTCCTGCTGGCCGTCATCGGCCCGTGGATCGCCCCGTACGACCCCGACGCCATGAGCGACCAGCTCCTCCAACCCCCCTCCGGGGCCCACTGGTTCGGCACCACCCACACCGGGCAGGACGTCTTCTCCCAGATCCTCGTGGGCACCCGGGGCGTCCTCGTCGTCGGGTTCGTCGCGGCCCTCGTCGCCACCGTGCTCTCGGTCCTCATCGGGGTCACCGCGGGCTTCCTCGGCGGGGCGGTCGACGAGATCCTCTCCGCGCTCGCCAACATCTTCCTGGTGCTGCCCGGACTCCCGCTGATCATCATCGTCGCGAGCTTCGTCCCCGACACCGGAGACCTGCTCATCGCCTTCGCCATCGCCCTGACCTCCTGGGCCTGGGGCTCGCGCATCCTGCGCGCCCAGACGCTGTCGCTGCGCCGCCGCGACTACGTGGAGGCGGCCCGCGCCACCGGGGAGCCGACCTGGCGGATCATCCTCTTCGAGATCATGCCGAACCTCACCGCCGTGATCGCCTCCGGTTTCGTCGGCACCGTCATCTTCGCCGTCCTCACCGAGATCACCCTCGCCTTCATCGGGGTCGCGGACATCTCGCACTGGAACTGGGGCACGGTCCTGTTCTGGGCCCAGTCCAACCAGGCCCTCGCCCAGGGCGCCTGGTGGTGGTTCGTCCCGGCCGGCCTCTGCATCGCCCTGCTGGGCACGGCGCTCGCCCTCATCAACTTCGGCATCGACGAGTTCGTCAACCCGCGCCTGCGCACCGCCACCGGCTCCTCCCGGAAGGTGAAGATGCGCGTCGGCTTCACCCCCGTGGCCCGCAGGCCGCTGACCGGCGACCGTCCCGAGCACCGCACCAGCAAGGAGCCGCGCCCATGA